In Pelodictyon luteolum DSM 273, the genomic stretch CCGATACCAGCAGCCTTGATCCTGCCGTAAGCGGCAGTTTCCGTGCATCACGGGCCAGAGCAAAGAGCTGCCTGCCGGAAAGATGTTTTTCGCGGATGAGGATCATGCACGGCGGAGCTCCGGCAAGCCTCAGGAGAAGCGATTCCGTCCCGCTGCCTACCTGAGTGGATGTCGCGGGGCTGCTGATCACCGTGATGCGGGGCAGGGGAGCTGATGACGGGGTTCTTGCCTTCATGGCGTTGCTGGCTTTGATATTTCTCGGACATTAAATAATTTAGAGGGTAAAAGCAACCGGAGCGAGTATCCAGTCACCCATTTGCATTGAGGAGAAGCCCAGCATATGGAAAGCATTGAACAGAATCTTGCGGATGCCGGCCTTGTGCTGCCTTCCCCCTCAACGGCCTCTCCGCTCTACGCTCCGGCCATTCTTTCCGGCAACCTGATTTATACCTCCGGCCAGCTCCCGATGGTAGATGGCGTGCTGGCTTCCCGGGGGGGCGTCGGCAGGGTCTCGGCGGCCCGTCTTGAGGATGCTTCCCTGGCATCGCGCATTGCCCTCATCAACGCCCTTGCCGCCATACGCACGGTAACGGGCTCGCTTGACGCCATCACCCAGGTGGTTCGTCTCACGCTGTATGTTTCAAGCGAGCCGGATTTCACCGGTCAGCATCTTGTCGCAAATGCGGCCTCAACCGTTCTTCTCGATATCTTCAAAGAGCGGGGGAGGCATGTCCGCAGTGCTGTCGGTGTCGCCTGTCTGCCCCTCGATGCCAGCCTTGAGCTTGAGCTCATCGTCGCATACAACCCCTCCTTCCCCCCTTCACACTGACTGGAAAAACATATCTCCAGAGATTGATTGATGGCACAATCAATTCCCGATGATGTGCATCATTAAGCGCAGTTAAATCAAGTGTAAGGCGCGCAAAGCGTTGTTGATAAGTCTTGAGTATTTATGATTTATGTTTCAACGTAACAGTCGCCAACAACAACTGAACCATTGTTGGCAATAACTGCCTTGATGCTTCTTGTTTGTCGCAATAAGTGCTTTTGTCTCTCTGGTTATCCCGTCTCGCAAATAAGTCATAATTTTATCTTATAAAGTATGGTAAGATGTTTAAATAAAAGATTATAGATGTTTTTGGTGAATGTTTGCTTTATGTTGTTTGTGTTGCTGGTAATATTCTTCTGCTGTGTCGTTGTTGGTTGGCTTCACACTGTTCTTTGCGGTTGTTCATATGGCGCTTATTTTGTTTCATTATTCGGCTTTCAGTTGACTTATCTGGTATATCGTGTTGCTGTTGTCTTTTCTCTTAATGTTTTTTGTCATCTCTTTTGTTGGTTGCTTGTTCGGTTTTTTTGTATGCTGTTATTTGGGCGTTCATTTTACTTGCGGATAAGAGTTCTTTTTGCGCTCTATGCTGCCCTTCCCTGCTGTAAGGCCGGGCGTGCATCCGTTTCCTGTGCACGTCACCTGTCCTGTTTTTGGGCGGCGACGGGTTAAGCTGTATCTTCATGAAAGCGGAGGCTGGTTGCGGGTTCCTGCTGTTGCCCGGGACTGCCTTCCTCTGT encodes the following:
- a CDS encoding RidA family protein — encoded protein: MESIEQNLADAGLVLPSPSTASPLYAPAILSGNLIYTSGQLPMVDGVLASRGGVGRVSAARLEDASLASRIALINALAAIRTVTGSLDAITQVVRLTLYVSSEPDFTGQHLVANAASTVLLDIFKERGRHVRSAVGVACLPLDASLELELIVAYNPSFPPSH